Proteins found in one Streptomyces sp. CB09001 genomic segment:
- a CDS encoding pentapeptide repeat-containing protein — translation MREHTADRTDAPAGAELRGDCASCFGLCCAALPFARSADFAIDKDAGTPCPNLGTDHRCGIHARLRERGFTGCTVYDCFGAGQRVSQITFGGRDWRAGPPERTRRMFDVFPVVRQLHELLRYLTEALTLATARPVHADLRGALADTERLAGGTPEELAALDVAAHRQRVNVLLLRTSELVRAGTRGRKKNRRNADLMGARLKGADLAGADLRGAYLIAADLTRADLRGADLIGADLRDADLTDADLTGAFFLTQPQVDAARGGPGTRLPCSVTRPGHWTAGL, via the coding sequence ATGCGAGAACACACGGCGGACCGGACGGATGCCCCGGCCGGGGCGGAACTGCGCGGCGACTGCGCGAGCTGTTTCGGCCTGTGCTGTGCGGCCCTGCCGTTCGCCCGCTCGGCGGACTTCGCGATCGACAAGGACGCCGGAACGCCCTGCCCGAACCTCGGCACCGACCACCGCTGCGGCATCCACGCGAGACTGCGGGAGCGCGGCTTCACCGGCTGCACGGTCTACGACTGCTTCGGCGCCGGGCAGCGGGTCTCGCAGATCACCTTCGGCGGCCGGGACTGGCGCGCGGGCCCACCGGAGCGGACCCGCCGCATGTTCGACGTGTTCCCGGTCGTCCGTCAACTGCACGAGCTGCTCCGGTACCTGACCGAGGCGCTGACCCTGGCCACCGCCCGCCCGGTCCACGCCGACCTGCGCGGTGCCCTCGCCGACACCGAACGCCTCGCCGGGGGAACCCCCGAGGAGCTGGCCGCCCTCGACGTGGCCGCGCACCGGCAGCGGGTCAACGTGCTCCTGCTGCGCACCAGCGAGCTGGTCCGGGCCGGCACCCGCGGCCGGAAGAAGAACCGCCGCAACGCCGACCTGATGGGCGCCCGGCTCAAGGGCGCCGACCTGGCGGGTGCCGATCTGCGCGGGGCCTACCTCATCGCCGCCGACCTCACCCGCGCCGACCTGCGGGGCGCCGACCTGATCGGCGCGGACCTGCGCGACGCCGACCTCACCGACGCGGACCTGACGGGTGCCTTCTTCCTGACCCAGCCGCAGGTCGACGCGGCCAGGGGCGGCCCCGGCACCAGGCTGCCGTGCTCAGTCACCCGCCCGGGGCACTGGACAGCGGGACTCTGA
- a CDS encoding L-rhamnose mutarotase encodes MQRVCFLLKVRRDRIAEYRERHAAVWPEMCEALSATGWHNYSLFLRDDGLLVGYLETEDFAAARAGMEATEVNARWQAEMGPLFESLDGARADEAMKPLTEVFHLA; translated from the coding sequence ATGCAGCGCGTCTGTTTCCTGCTCAAGGTCCGCCGGGACCGCATCGCGGAGTACCGCGAACGCCACGCCGCCGTGTGGCCGGAGATGTGCGAGGCGCTCTCCGCCACCGGCTGGCACAACTACTCGCTCTTCCTGCGCGACGACGGGCTGCTCGTCGGCTACCTGGAGACCGAGGACTTCGCCGCCGCCCGGGCCGGCATGGAGGCCACCGAGGTCAACGCCCGCTGGCAGGCGGAGATGGGTCCGCTCTTCGAGTCCCTCGACGGGGCCCGCGCCGACGAGGCGATGAAGCCCCTCACCGAGGTGTTCCACCTCGCCTGA
- a CDS encoding ABC transporter permease, whose amino-acid sequence MTVTAPEKASAADVPGAGATRLVDRIFKMRELAILLVFLVMIAITQAGNSEFLSEQGIKDLLLNATILVLVATGQSLVVITRNVDLSVGSTLGISAFAAGTYLQGGGNPVVAVLLAVLLGIGFGLLNGLLVSLGQVPALVVTLGTLYIIRGIDSIWVGSRQITAADLPGGFVDFGSGGISAVPWLAMIALAVLVATAYYLKHFGSGRELYALGSNPEAARLAGIPVRKRILAAYTFCGALAGLAGALYLARFGNVDSGTGNGYELTVVSAVVVGGVVFTGGSGSVYGAALGALLLTSINSVLPALGVSSVWVLAINGTLLILAIAVDRIVALRVATALKKRNARHG is encoded by the coding sequence ATGACGGTCACCGCACCCGAGAAGGCCTCCGCGGCCGACGTGCCGGGGGCAGGCGCCACCCGGCTGGTGGACCGCATCTTCAAGATGCGTGAACTGGCCATCCTGCTCGTGTTCCTGGTGATGATCGCCATCACCCAGGCAGGCAACAGCGAGTTCCTCTCCGAGCAGGGCATCAAGGACCTGCTGCTGAACGCGACCATCCTGGTCCTGGTCGCCACCGGACAGTCCCTGGTCGTCATCACCCGCAACGTCGACCTGTCCGTCGGCTCCACTCTCGGCATCAGCGCCTTCGCCGCCGGCACCTACCTCCAGGGCGGCGGAAACCCCGTCGTGGCCGTGCTCCTCGCGGTGCTGCTGGGTATCGGCTTCGGCCTCCTCAACGGCCTGCTGGTCAGCCTCGGCCAGGTGCCCGCCCTGGTCGTCACCCTCGGCACCCTGTACATCATCCGCGGCATCGACTCCATCTGGGTCGGCTCCCGCCAGATCACCGCGGCCGATCTGCCGGGCGGCTTCGTCGACTTCGGCTCCGGCGGCATCTCCGCCGTGCCCTGGCTGGCCATGATCGCCCTGGCGGTGCTCGTCGCCACCGCGTACTACCTCAAGCACTTCGGCAGCGGACGCGAGCTGTACGCCCTCGGCTCCAACCCCGAGGCCGCCCGGCTGGCCGGCATCCCGGTCCGCAAGCGGATCCTGGCCGCCTACACCTTCTGCGGCGCGCTCGCCGGACTCGCCGGCGCCCTCTACCTGGCCCGGTTCGGCAACGTCGACTCCGGCACCGGCAACGGCTACGAACTGACCGTCGTCAGCGCCGTGGTGGTCGGCGGCGTCGTCTTCACCGGCGGCTCCGGCAGCGTCTACGGCGCGGCCCTCGGCGCGCTGCTGCTGACCTCGATCAACAGCGTGCTGCCCGCCCTCGGCGTCAGCTCCGTGTGGGTGCTGGCCATCAACGGCACCCTGCTCATCCTCGCCATCGCCGTCGACCGGATCGTCGCGCTGCGGGTGGCCACCGCCCTGAAGAAGAGGAACGCCCGCCATGGCTGA
- the rhaS gene encoding rhamnose ABC transporter substrate-binding protein: MRKSSIRRTCAALAAVTSLALAATACGGTTKEDVKDEGGSAAAAGKADPNAATKKGLTVGFLPKQVNNPYFTVADKGGEKALKELGSSYKEVGTSSGTDTAGQVSYVNTLTQQQVDAIAVSAQDPGALCTALKQAMKNDIKVVTYDSDTNPECRNAFISQASADDIGRTQVQQMAEQIGNKGEIAILSAAQTATNQNAWIEIMKDELKDPKYKDIKLVKVAYGDDDAQKSFQQTQGLLQEHPNLKGIISPTTVGIKAAAQYLSGSKYKGKVKLTGLGTPNDMRKYVKNGTVEAFELWDPAKLGELAARTAVALSSGQITGKEGETFKAGAMGEYTIGKDGVINLGKPTVFTADNVDQFDF; the protein is encoded by the coding sequence ATGCGCAAGTCGTCCATCCGCCGTACCTGCGCGGCCCTCGCCGCCGTCACCTCCCTCGCCCTGGCGGCCACCGCCTGCGGCGGCACCACGAAGGAGGACGTCAAGGACGAGGGCGGCTCGGCCGCCGCGGCGGGCAAGGCCGACCCGAACGCCGCGACGAAGAAGGGGCTGACCGTCGGCTTCCTGCCCAAGCAGGTCAACAACCCCTACTTCACCGTCGCGGACAAGGGCGGCGAGAAGGCCCTGAAGGAGCTGGGCTCCAGCTACAAGGAGGTCGGCACCTCCAGCGGCACCGACACCGCCGGCCAGGTCTCCTACGTCAACACGCTCACCCAGCAGCAGGTCGACGCCATCGCCGTCTCCGCGCAGGACCCGGGCGCCCTGTGCACCGCGCTCAAGCAGGCGATGAAGAACGACATCAAGGTCGTCACCTACGACTCGGACACCAACCCCGAGTGCCGCAACGCCTTCATCTCCCAGGCCTCCGCCGACGACATCGGCCGCACCCAGGTGCAGCAGATGGCCGAGCAGATCGGCAACAAGGGCGAGATCGCGATCCTGTCCGCCGCGCAGACCGCGACGAACCAGAACGCCTGGATCGAGATCATGAAGGACGAGCTGAAGGACCCGAAGTACAAGGACATCAAGCTGGTCAAGGTCGCCTACGGCGACGACGACGCCCAGAAGTCCTTCCAGCAGACCCAGGGCCTGCTCCAGGAGCACCCGAACCTGAAGGGGATCATCTCCCCGACCACCGTGGGCATCAAGGCCGCCGCCCAGTACCTGTCCGGCTCCAAGTACAAGGGCAAGGTCAAGCTGACCGGCCTCGGCACCCCCAACGACATGCGCAAGTACGTCAAGAACGGCACCGTCGAGGCCTTCGAGCTGTGGGACCCGGCCAAGCTCGGCGAACTGGCCGCGCGCACCGCCGTCGCCCTGTCCTCCGGGCAGATCACCGGCAAGGAGGGCGAGACCTTCAAGGCCGGGGCCATGGGCGAGTACACCATCGGCAAGGACGGTGTGATCAACCTCGGCAAGCCGACCGTGTTCACCGCCGACAACGTCGACCAGTTCGACTTCTAG
- a CDS encoding PIG-L deacetylase family protein: protein MTEPTITQLEPMPGDWRRALAVVAHPDDLEYGCSAAIAVWTDEGREVVYVLATRGEAGIDTLPPAECAPLREREQRASAAVVGVSEVEFLDHRDGVVEYGTALRRDIAAAIRRHRPELVITLNHRDTWGGVTWNTPDHVAVGRATLDAAADAGNRWIFPELTDQGLEPWNGVRWVAVAGSSSPTHAVDATPGLERAVRSLLEHRTYIEVLTEEDPETYVRGFLTGFAEAAGERFGGKPAVTFEVFAR from the coding sequence ATGACGGAGCCGACGATCACGCAACTGGAGCCCATGCCCGGCGACTGGCGCCGTGCCCTCGCCGTCGTGGCCCACCCGGACGACCTGGAGTACGGCTGCTCGGCGGCGATCGCGGTCTGGACCGACGAGGGCCGCGAGGTCGTCTACGTGCTCGCGACCAGGGGCGAGGCGGGCATCGATACGCTGCCGCCCGCGGAGTGCGCCCCGCTGCGTGAGCGGGAGCAGCGGGCGAGCGCCGCCGTCGTCGGGGTGAGCGAGGTGGAGTTCCTCGACCACCGGGACGGCGTCGTCGAGTACGGCACCGCGCTGCGCCGTGACATCGCCGCCGCGATCCGACGGCACCGGCCCGAGCTGGTCATCACCCTCAACCACCGGGACACCTGGGGCGGCGTCACCTGGAACACCCCGGACCACGTCGCCGTCGGCCGCGCCACGCTCGACGCGGCGGCCGACGCCGGCAACCGGTGGATCTTCCCGGAGCTGACGGACCAGGGCCTGGAACCCTGGAACGGCGTGCGCTGGGTCGCGGTCGCCGGTTCCTCCTCGCCCACCCACGCCGTGGACGCCACCCCGGGTCTGGAGCGCGCCGTGCGCTCGCTGCTGGAACATCGCACGTACATCGAGGTGCTGACCGAGGAGGACCCGGAGACGTACGTGCGCGGATTCCTCACCGGCTTCGCCGAGGCCGCGGGGGAGCGGTTCGGCGGAAAGCCGGCGGTGACCTTCGAAGTCTTCGCGCGGTAG
- a CDS encoding LacI family DNA-binding transcriptional regulator: MAHSVGIKDVARAAGVSVGTVSNVINRPDTVATETRARVLSAIDRLGYVRSESARQLRAGRSRIMGLLVLDMGNPFFVDVARGAERAARDAGLGVMVCNSAQNPGEEAEYLSLFAEQRVRGVLLTPADATGRNIEGFRRHNIPFVLVDRVAEGTTECSVSVDDVAGGALAVRHLVDAGHRSIAYVSGPPGLNQVRDRRTGALAALAEAGLGPDALRELPTERLDVAAGRDAGARLLGLAERPTAVFCANDLLALGVLQAMYAAGVGVPDDLAIVGYDDIEFAAAAAVPLTSVRQPAHTMGAMAAELLLEETELEGTDRTHPHRRVVLQPELVVRRSSLAAR, from the coding sequence ATGGCCCATTCCGTGGGTATCAAGGACGTCGCCCGCGCCGCCGGAGTTTCCGTGGGCACGGTCTCCAACGTCATCAACCGCCCCGACACCGTCGCGACCGAGACCCGGGCGCGGGTGCTGTCCGCGATCGACCGGCTGGGCTACGTCCGCAGCGAGTCCGCGCGCCAGCTGCGCGCCGGCCGCAGCCGCATCATGGGACTGCTAGTCCTGGACATGGGCAACCCGTTCTTCGTCGACGTCGCCCGCGGTGCTGAGCGGGCCGCCCGCGACGCCGGGCTCGGCGTGATGGTCTGCAACAGCGCGCAGAACCCGGGCGAGGAGGCCGAGTACCTCTCGCTCTTCGCCGAGCAGCGGGTCCGGGGCGTCCTGCTCACCCCCGCCGACGCCACCGGCCGCAACATCGAGGGCTTCCGGCGCCACAACATCCCCTTCGTCCTCGTCGACCGTGTCGCCGAGGGCACCACCGAGTGCTCGGTCTCCGTCGACGACGTCGCGGGCGGCGCGCTGGCCGTACGCCATCTGGTGGACGCCGGACACCGCTCCATCGCCTACGTCAGCGGTCCGCCCGGCCTCAACCAGGTCCGCGACCGCCGCACCGGCGCCCTCGCCGCGCTCGCCGAGGCCGGGCTCGGCCCCGACGCGCTGCGCGAACTGCCCACCGAGCGCCTCGACGTCGCCGCGGGCCGCGACGCCGGCGCCCGCCTGCTGGGCCTCGCCGAGCGGCCGACCGCCGTCTTCTGCGCCAACGACCTGCTCGCCCTCGGCGTCCTGCAGGCCATGTACGCCGCCGGGGTCGGCGTCCCCGACGACCTCGCGATCGTGGGCTACGACGACATCGAGTTCGCCGCCGCCGCGGCCGTCCCGCTCACCTCCGTGCGCCAGCCCGCCCACACCATGGGCGCCATGGCCGCCGAGCTGCTCCTGGAGGAGACCGAGCTGGAGGGCACGGACCGGACCCACCCGCACCGGCGGGTCGTCCTCCAGCCGGAGCTGGTCGTGCGGCGCTCCAGCCTCGCCGCCCGCTGA
- a CDS encoding alpha/beta fold hydrolase: MSVSYRQPGVVLTDRRFTVPLDHADPTGETIELYAREAVASDKADKDLPWLVYLQGGPGFGANRFIGRPAWFGRALKEYRVLLLDQRGTGASTPANRQTLPLRGGPAEQADYLTHFRSDAIVRDCEAIRPRVTGGAPWTVLGQSFGGFCTVAYLSLAPEGLSAALITGGLPSLDAHADDVYRAAYPRIERKVAAHYARYPQDVERARRIADHLLTHDVVLPNGYRLTVEAFQSLGIMLGGSEGSHRLHFLLEDAFVRTPNGHELSDAFQEQAQGLLSFAANPLYALIHEVIYGQDARPTAWSAERVRAEFPRFDAAKALAGDEPLLFTGESIHPWMFDCDPALRPLRETAELLAAHTDWTPLYDPARLAANEVPAAAAVYHDDMYVDTAHALATARTVRGLRTWVTDEFEHDGVRAGGPRVLDRLLALARDEA, translated from the coding sequence TTGAGCGTCAGCTACCGCCAGCCAGGCGTCGTCCTCACCGACCGCCGTTTCACCGTGCCCCTCGATCACGCCGACCCCACCGGGGAGACGATCGAGCTGTACGCCCGCGAGGCCGTCGCGAGCGACAAGGCCGACAAGGACCTGCCCTGGCTGGTCTACCTCCAGGGCGGACCGGGTTTCGGGGCGAACCGTTTCATCGGCCGGCCCGCGTGGTTCGGCCGCGCCCTCAAGGAGTATCGCGTCCTGCTCCTGGACCAGCGCGGCACCGGCGCCTCCACCCCGGCCAACCGTCAGACGCTCCCGCTGCGCGGCGGCCCCGCCGAGCAGGCCGACTACCTCACCCACTTCCGCTCCGACGCCATCGTCCGCGACTGCGAGGCCATCCGCCCCCGGGTCACCGGCGGCGCCCCCTGGACCGTCCTCGGCCAGAGCTTCGGCGGCTTCTGCACCGTCGCCTACCTGTCGCTGGCCCCCGAGGGCCTGAGCGCCGCCCTGATCACCGGCGGTCTGCCCTCCCTGGACGCCCACGCGGACGACGTCTACCGGGCCGCCTACCCCCGCATCGAGCGCAAGGTCGCCGCGCACTACGCCCGCTACCCGCAGGACGTCGAGCGCGCCCGCCGCATCGCCGACCACCTCCTCACCCACGACGTGGTCCTGCCGAACGGCTACCGCCTCACCGTGGAGGCCTTCCAGTCGCTCGGCATCATGCTGGGCGGCAGCGAGGGCAGCCACCGGCTGCACTTCCTGCTGGAGGACGCCTTCGTCCGCACCCCGAACGGGCACGAACTCTCCGACGCCTTCCAGGAGCAGGCGCAGGGCCTGCTGTCCTTCGCGGCCAACCCGCTGTACGCCCTCATCCACGAGGTGATCTACGGCCAGGACGCCCGGCCCACCGCCTGGTCCGCCGAGCGGGTCCGCGCCGAGTTCCCGCGCTTCGACGCCGCGAAGGCCCTCGCCGGCGACGAACCCCTGCTGTTCACCGGCGAGTCGATCCACCCCTGGATGTTCGACTGCGACCCGGCGCTGCGCCCGCTGCGCGAGACGGCCGAACTGCTCGCCGCCCACACCGACTGGACCCCGCTGTACGACCCCGCCCGCCTCGCCGCCAACGAGGTGCCGGCCGCCGCGGCCGTCTACCACGACGACATGTACGTCGACACCGCCCACGCGCTGGCCACCGCCCGGACGGTTCGGGGCCTGCGCACCTGGGTCACCGACGAGTTCGAGCACGACGGCGTGCGGGCGGGCGGCCCCCGCGTCCTGGACCGGCTGCTCGCGCTCGCCCGCGACGAGGCCTGA
- a CDS encoding cytochrome P450, whose product MAQTAREPAPGGLPKGFRSAELGWPELHRIPHPPYRLPLLGDVVGASRRTPMQDSLRYARRLGPIFRRRAFGKEFVFVWGAALAADLADEARFAKHVGLGVANLRPVAGDGLFTAYNHEPNWQLAHDVLAPGFSREAMAGYHVMMLDVAARLTGHWDLAEASGRAVDVPGDMTKLTLETIARTGFGHDFGSFERARLHPFVTSMVGTLGYAQRLNTVPAPLAPWLLRDASRRNAADIAYLNRTVDDLVRERRASGGKGRKGDLLDRMLETAHPETGERLSPENVRRQVITFLVAGHETTSGALSFALHYLAQHPEVAARARAEVDRVWGDTEAPGYEQVARLRYVRRVLDESLRLWPTAPGFAREAREDTVLGGTYPMRRGAWALVLTGMLHRDPEVWGADAERFDPDRFDAKAVRSRAPHTFKPFGTGARACIGRQFALHEATLVLGLLLRRYELRPDPGYRLRVTERLTLMPQGLRLHLVRRTADAGGAAPSESRCPVPRAGD is encoded by the coding sequence ATGGCCCAGACAGCGAGGGAACCGGCACCGGGCGGACTGCCGAAGGGCTTCCGCAGCGCCGAGCTGGGCTGGCCCGAACTGCACCGCATCCCGCACCCTCCGTACCGGCTGCCCCTGCTCGGTGACGTCGTGGGGGCGAGCAGGCGCACCCCGATGCAGGACTCGCTGCGGTACGCGCGGCGGCTGGGGCCGATATTCCGGCGGCGGGCCTTCGGCAAGGAGTTCGTGTTCGTGTGGGGCGCGGCCCTCGCCGCCGACCTGGCGGACGAGGCGCGGTTCGCCAAACACGTGGGCCTGGGAGTGGCCAACCTGCGGCCGGTGGCCGGGGACGGGCTGTTCACGGCGTACAACCACGAGCCCAACTGGCAGCTCGCGCACGACGTGCTGGCGCCCGGCTTCAGCCGCGAGGCCATGGCCGGGTACCACGTGATGATGCTGGACGTGGCCGCGCGGCTCACCGGCCACTGGGACCTGGCCGAGGCGTCGGGCCGGGCGGTGGACGTGCCCGGCGACATGACGAAGCTGACGCTGGAGACCATCGCGCGCACCGGTTTCGGGCACGACTTCGGCTCCTTCGAACGCGCCCGCCTCCATCCCTTCGTCACCTCGATGGTGGGCACGCTCGGCTACGCGCAGCGCCTGAACACGGTGCCCGCGCCGCTCGCACCCTGGCTGCTGCGCGACGCGAGCCGCCGCAACGCCGCCGACATCGCCTACCTCAACCGCACGGTCGACGATCTCGTCCGCGAACGCCGGGCGAGCGGCGGCAAGGGCAGGAAGGGCGACCTGCTCGACCGGATGCTGGAGACGGCCCATCCGGAGACCGGCGAGCGGCTGTCGCCGGAGAACGTCCGCCGGCAGGTCATCACCTTTCTGGTCGCCGGTCACGAGACCACCTCGGGCGCGCTCTCCTTCGCCCTGCACTACCTCGCCCAGCACCCCGAGGTCGCGGCCCGGGCGCGTGCGGAGGTGGACCGGGTGTGGGGCGACACCGAGGCGCCGGGTTACGAGCAGGTGGCCAGGCTGCGCTACGTGCGCCGGGTCCTGGACGAGTCGCTGCGACTGTGGCCGACCGCCCCCGGCTTCGCGCGGGAGGCCCGCGAGGACACGGTGCTCGGCGGCACGTACCCGATGCGGCGCGGGGCCTGGGCGCTGGTGCTCACGGGCATGCTGCACCGCGACCCCGAGGTGTGGGGTGCGGACGCGGAGCGGTTCGACCCGGACCGCTTCGACGCGAAGGCCGTACGGTCGCGCGCCCCGCACACGTTCAAGCCGTTCGGGACCGGGGCGCGCGCGTGCATCGGACGGCAGTTCGCGCTGCACGAGGCCACGCTGGTCCTCGGACTGCTGCTGCGCCGCTACGAGCTGCGGCCGGATCCCGGCTACCGGCTGCGGGTGACCGAGCGGCTGACGCTGATGCCGCAGGGGCTGCGCCTGCACCTGGTCCGGCGGACCGCGGACGCCGGCGGCGCCGCCCCCTCAGAGTCCCGCTGTCCAGTGCCCCGGGCGGGTGACTGA
- a CDS encoding TetR/AcrR family transcriptional regulator, producing the protein MAANQGGRVRRRLSTIERREQLLSVGARLFSESPYDEVWIEQVAEIAGVSRGLLYHYFPNKRDFFAAVVERESERMLRMTAAVPGVPVREQLTAGLDAYLEYVRAHAHGYRAFHRADAAGDRAVRRVYQRALAAQERQILAALAADPEFGPAFEERGDVRLAVRGWLAFTTAVCLEWLRDPEPAREQVRDLCARALLGAIAP; encoded by the coding sequence ATGGCCGCGAACCAGGGCGGGCGCGTCCGCCGCCGGCTCAGCACGATCGAGCGCCGGGAGCAGTTGCTCTCGGTGGGTGCGCGGCTGTTCTCGGAGAGCCCCTACGACGAGGTCTGGATCGAGCAGGTCGCCGAGATCGCCGGGGTCTCCCGCGGGCTGCTGTACCACTACTTCCCGAACAAGCGGGACTTCTTCGCGGCGGTCGTCGAGCGCGAGAGCGAGCGCATGCTGCGGATGACGGCGGCCGTGCCTGGCGTCCCGGTCCGCGAGCAGCTCACCGCGGGCCTCGACGCCTACCTGGAGTACGTCCGGGCCCACGCGCACGGCTACCGTGCCTTCCACCGCGCCGACGCGGCGGGGGACCGCGCGGTGCGCCGCGTCTACCAGAGGGCGCTCGCCGCGCAGGAGCGGCAGATCCTCGCCGCCCTGGCCGCGGACCCGGAGTTCGGCCCGGCCTTCGAGGAGCGCGGCGACGTACGGCTCGCGGTACGCGGCTGGCTGGCCTTCACCACCGCCGTCTGCCTGGAGTGGCTGCGGGATCCGGAGCCCGCCCGCGAGCAGGTGCGGGACCTGTGCGCACGGGCGCTGCTGGGAGCCATCGCGCCCTGA
- a CDS encoding ABC transporter permease yields the protein MADSSLTRAVRWDTVVGALLVVVLLLSFGFVDGFGNALNLSFLIGNTLPIALIALPMTLLVVSGEIDLSVASTAGLSGAVMGALWNQGMTIETIIPICLLLGVVCGLVNGLLVTRLGLPSLAVTIGTMAAYRGIAQIVLGSDAVTDFPSQYLDFAAGRIDGTFVPYAFLPFLVLLAVAVVALHAMPLGRSLFAIGASEEAARFAGIRVKRQKLILFTLTGLMSSLTGVFWALHYASARYDNATGLELSVVAAVLLGGIDFDGGKGTLGGAIAGVFLLGALQNVMSLQDVSAQSQIVVTGVLLVLSVLGPRVARQISLARAGRRAAPAPPSKAPAPTP from the coding sequence ATGGCTGACAGCTCCCTGACGCGCGCCGTCCGATGGGACACCGTGGTCGGCGCCCTCCTCGTGGTCGTCCTGCTGCTCTCCTTCGGCTTCGTCGACGGCTTCGGCAACGCCCTCAACCTGTCCTTCCTGATCGGGAACACGCTGCCGATCGCGCTCATCGCCCTGCCGATGACGCTGCTGGTCGTCTCCGGCGAGATCGACCTGTCGGTCGCCTCCACCGCGGGCCTGTCCGGCGCGGTGATGGGCGCCCTGTGGAACCAGGGCATGACCATCGAGACGATCATCCCGATCTGCCTGCTGCTCGGCGTGGTCTGCGGTCTGGTCAACGGCCTGCTGGTCACCCGGCTCGGACTGCCCTCCCTCGCCGTCACCATCGGCACCATGGCCGCCTACCGGGGCATCGCGCAGATCGTGCTCGGCTCCGACGCGGTGACCGACTTCCCCTCGCAGTACCTGGACTTCGCGGCCGGACGCATCGACGGCACCTTCGTCCCGTACGCCTTCCTGCCGTTCCTCGTGCTGCTGGCCGTCGCCGTCGTCGCCCTGCACGCCATGCCGCTGGGCCGGTCGCTGTTCGCCATCGGCGCCAGCGAGGAGGCCGCGCGCTTCGCCGGCATCCGGGTCAAGCGGCAGAAACTGATCCTGTTCACGCTGACCGGACTGATGTCCTCCCTCACCGGCGTCTTCTGGGCCCTGCACTACGCCAGCGCCCGCTACGACAACGCCACCGGCCTCGAACTGTCCGTCGTCGCCGCGGTGCTCCTGGGCGGCATCGACTTCGACGGCGGCAAGGGCACGCTCGGCGGGGCGATCGCGGGCGTCTTCCTGCTCGGCGCGCTCCAGAACGTCATGAGCCTCCAGGACGTCTCCGCCCAGTCGCAGATCGTCGTCACCGGCGTCCTGCTCGTCCTCTCCGTGCTCGGCCCCCGGGTCGCACGGCAGATCTCCCTCGCGAGGGCCGGACGCAGGGCGGCACCGGCGCCCCCGTCCAAGGCGCCCGCCCCCACCCCGTAA
- a CDS encoding sigma-70 family RNA polymerase sigma factor — MTGEQGMRGERDARGERDVLGEGDVRGQQRLAERFEEHRGQLRAVAYRMLGSLAESEDAVQEAWLRLDRSGGDGIDNLGAWLTTVTGRICLDLLRSRTARREEPMTEGFDSFMPDPVLRSLPQADPEAEALHTDSVGIALLVVLERLEPAERLAFVLHDMFAVPFDDIAQVVERTPAATRQLASRARRRVRDATPAAEPDLGRQRRVVEAFLAASRAGDFEALVSVLHPDVVLRADAGALARGIAASKVARGARTVATGAFHFRHLAGLAHVVLINDAVGTVAVSEGRPVSVTYVTVADGLITGLYILSDPERLARLDLSALEP, encoded by the coding sequence ATGACGGGGGAGCAGGGCATGCGGGGAGAACGGGACGCGCGGGGAGAGCGGGACGTGCTGGGAGAAGGGGACGTGCGGGGACAGCAGCGTCTCGCGGAGCGCTTCGAGGAGCACCGCGGGCAGCTCAGGGCGGTGGCCTACCGCATGCTCGGCTCCCTGGCCGAGTCGGAGGACGCCGTGCAGGAGGCCTGGCTGCGCCTCGACCGCTCCGGCGGGGACGGCATCGACAACCTCGGCGCCTGGCTGACCACCGTGACCGGCCGGATCTGCCTGGATCTGCTGCGCTCCCGCACCGCGCGCCGCGAGGAGCCCATGACCGAGGGCTTCGACTCCTTCATGCCCGACCCCGTGCTGCGGAGCCTGCCCCAGGCCGACCCGGAGGCGGAGGCGCTGCACACCGACTCGGTGGGCATCGCCCTGCTGGTGGTGCTGGAGAGGCTGGAACCGGCCGAGCGGCTGGCGTTCGTCCTGCACGACATGTTCGCCGTGCCCTTCGACGACATCGCGCAGGTCGTCGAGCGCACCCCGGCCGCCACCAGGCAGCTCGCCAGCCGGGCCCGGCGCCGGGTGCGCGACGCCACCCCCGCCGCCGAACCGGACCTCGGCCGTCAGCGCCGGGTGGTGGAGGCCTTCCTCGCCGCCAGCCGCGCCGGTGACTTCGAGGCACTGGTGTCCGTCCTCCACCCGGACGTGGTGCTGCGGGCCGACGCGGGCGCGCTGGCCCGGGGCATCGCGGCGTCCAAGGTGGCGCGGGGAGCGCGGACGGTCGCCACCGGTGCGTTCCACTTCCGCCACCTCGCCGGACTCGCCCACGTCGTCCTGATCAACGACGCGGTCGGCACCGTCGCCGTGTCCGAGGGGCGGCCGGTGTCGGTCACCTACGTCACCGTCGCCGACGGCCTCATCACGGGTCTGTACATCCTGTCCGACCCGGAGCGGCTGGCCCGGCTGGACCTGTCCGCGCTGGAGCCCTGA